Proteins co-encoded in one Pleurodeles waltl isolate 20211129_DDA chromosome 1_2, aPleWal1.hap1.20221129, whole genome shotgun sequence genomic window:
- the LOC138250237 gene encoding uncharacterized protein isoform X4: MGHLEAIVSNIKLYDSSLQSLKPTEWIVDECIAFSATVLSAIFMGNYRSSVFRVPFEDKETVLCPTNTGIHWLLLVLKPTSRKLLLYDSMMGSLPTYTNLLLNWSFSQ; this comes from the exons ATGGGTCATTTGGAAGCCATAGTATCAAACATAAAATTATATGACTCTTCTTTACAGTCACTCAAACCAACAGAATGGATTGTTGATGAG TGTATTGCATTTTCAGCAACTGTGTTATCTGCTATTTTCATGGGCAACTATCGATCATCAGTTTTTCGG GTACCATTTGAAGATAAGGAAACTGTTCTTTGTCCAACAAATACTGGCATCCATTGGCTCCTTTTG GTACTAAAACCCACCTCAAGGAAACTTCTGCTATATGATTCCATGATGGGAAGTCTTCCGACCTACACCAACTTGTTGTTAAACTGGAG ctTCAGTCAATGA
- the LOC138250237 gene encoding uncharacterized protein isoform X3, whose protein sequence is MGHLEAIVSNIKLYDSSLQSLKPTEWIVDECIAFSATVLSAIFMGNYRSSVFRVPFEDKETVLCPTNTGIHWLLLVLKPTSRKLLLYDSMMGSLPTYTNLLLNWSLQIHT, encoded by the exons ATGGGTCATTTGGAAGCCATAGTATCAAACATAAAATTATATGACTCTTCTTTACAGTCACTCAAACCAACAGAATGGATTGTTGATGAG TGTATTGCATTTTCAGCAACTGTGTTATCTGCTATTTTCATGGGCAACTATCGATCATCAGTTTTTCGG GTACCATTTGAAGATAAGGAAACTGTTCTTTGTCCAACAAATACTGGCATCCATTGGCTCCTTTTG GTACTAAAACCCACCTCAAGGAAACTTCTGCTATATGATTCCATGATGGGAAGTCTTCCGACCTACACCAACTTGTTGTTAAACTGGAG TTTGCAGATTCATACCTGA
- the LOC138250237 gene encoding uncharacterized protein isoform X1 has protein sequence MGHLEAIVSNIKLYDSSLQSLKPTEWIVDECIAFSATVLSAIFMGNYRSSVFRVPFEDKETVLCPTNTGIHWLLLVLKPTSRKLLLYDSMMGSLPTYTNLLLNWRAFLQAVKYPDNHLWELTVQSSPKQIDIYNCGIFCVLVMRLLF, from the exons ATGGGTCATTTGGAAGCCATAGTATCAAACATAAAATTATATGACTCTTCTTTACAGTCACTCAAACCAACAGAATGGATTGTTGATGAG TGTATTGCATTTTCAGCAACTGTGTTATCTGCTATTTTCATGGGCAACTATCGATCATCAGTTTTTCGG GTACCATTTGAAGATAAGGAAACTGTTCTTTGTCCAACAAATACTGGCATCCATTGGCTCCTTTTG GTACTAAAACCCACCTCAAGGAAACTTCTGCTATATGATTCCATGATGGGAAGTCTTCCGACCTACACCAACTTGTTGTTAAACTGGAG GGCTTTTCTTCAGGCTGTGAAGTATCCAGATAACCATCTATGGGAATTAACGGTTCAGTCAAGCCCAAAACAAATTGACATTTACAATTGTGGTATTTTTTGCGTGCTGGTAATGAGACTTTTATTCTAA
- the LOC138250237 gene encoding uncharacterized protein isoform X2 → MGHLEAIVSNIKLYDSSLQSLKPTEWIVDEVPFEDKETVLCPTNTGIHWLLLVLKPTSRKLLLYDSMMGSLPTYTNLLLNWRAFLQAVKYPDNHLWELTVQSSPKQIDIYNCGIFCVLVMRLLF, encoded by the exons ATGGGTCATTTGGAAGCCATAGTATCAAACATAAAATTATATGACTCTTCTTTACAGTCACTCAAACCAACAGAATGGATTGTTGATGAG GTACCATTTGAAGATAAGGAAACTGTTCTTTGTCCAACAAATACTGGCATCCATTGGCTCCTTTTG GTACTAAAACCCACCTCAAGGAAACTTCTGCTATATGATTCCATGATGGGAAGTCTTCCGACCTACACCAACTTGTTGTTAAACTGGAG GGCTTTTCTTCAGGCTGTGAAGTATCCAGATAACCATCTATGGGAATTAACGGTTCAGTCAAGCCCAAAACAAATTGACATTTACAATTGTGGTATTTTTTGCGTGCTGGTAATGAGACTTTTATTCTAA